The proteins below come from a single Arthrobacter sp. zg-Y1171 genomic window:
- a CDS encoding Vms1/Ankzf1 family peptidyl-tRNA hydrolase translates to MTEHLHKYADLYRKQGPWCAAYVDAGAGTVEGREAAEVRPGAVRRALAEKGAPPADLEAMEAAVAPAYGVPAPVSRFVLVRQGTEELNELLPGPLVGPKHVSVGPVPDLLPLLKHRPEEFPYIVAEVSREGAEIRLAHVGRPGPASIQDVAGSTEDIRKLSAGDGWAQDKQQRRTEGIWRRNADEVAGQIDSIVDSSGARLIVLAGDVRARGLVQDQLAEAHRNLVRMLDSHTRTGGAHHEGFEDRVQELIALQWADEQEQIMDRLALQQGQANPESTTGIGAVVQALQQAQVDMLILNDTALADHRLLALAVEPWVATAEEQALGSDVLGKVSAPVALLRAAALTDARLLLVPDGVLPAGAGVAALLRWPTGPEAPGRNAT, encoded by the coding sequence ATGACTGAACACCTCCACAAATACGCCGACCTGTACCGGAAACAAGGACCCTGGTGCGCGGCCTATGTCGATGCCGGGGCCGGAACCGTGGAAGGCCGGGAAGCGGCCGAAGTCCGCCCGGGCGCTGTCCGGAGGGCACTGGCGGAAAAGGGGGCTCCGCCGGCGGACCTTGAGGCCATGGAAGCCGCGGTGGCTCCTGCCTACGGCGTGCCCGCCCCGGTCTCGCGCTTCGTCCTAGTCCGGCAGGGGACGGAGGAACTGAACGAACTCCTGCCCGGCCCGCTTGTCGGCCCGAAGCACGTTTCCGTGGGGCCCGTTCCGGACCTGCTGCCGCTGCTCAAGCACCGTCCGGAAGAATTCCCGTACATCGTTGCGGAAGTGTCGCGGGAAGGCGCCGAGATCCGGCTGGCACACGTGGGCCGCCCCGGTCCCGCCAGCATCCAGGATGTCGCAGGCTCCACCGAGGACATCCGCAAACTCTCCGCCGGCGACGGCTGGGCGCAGGACAAGCAGCAGCGCAGGACCGAAGGCATCTGGCGCCGGAACGCGGACGAGGTCGCCGGCCAGATCGACAGCATCGTGGACAGCAGCGGTGCCCGGCTGATCGTGCTCGCCGGTGATGTCCGTGCCCGCGGACTGGTGCAGGACCAGCTCGCCGAAGCGCACCGGAACCTGGTCCGCATGCTCGATTCGCATACCCGTACCGGCGGTGCCCATCATGAGGGTTTCGAGGACCGCGTCCAGGAACTGATTGCCCTGCAGTGGGCGGACGAGCAGGAACAGATCATGGACCGCCTCGCCCTGCAGCAAGGGCAGGCCAACCCCGAGTCGACCACCGGCATCGGTGCTGTTGTCCAGGCCCTTCAACAGGCGCAGGTGGACATGCTGATCCTGAATGACACTGCGCTCGCCGACCACCGGTTGTTGGCCCTCGCCGTCGAGCCGTGGGTGGCCACTGCGGAGGAGCAGGCGCTGGGCTCAGACGTGCTGGGCAAGGTTTCCGCTCCAGTGGCCCTGCTGCGCGCGGCGGCCCTGACCGATGCTCGCCTCCTTCTGGTGCCCGACGGCGTCCTGCCCGCCGGAGCCGGCGTCGCCGCGCTGCTGCGCTGGCCCACCGGCCCCGAAGCTCCCGGCAGGAACGCGACCTAG
- a CDS encoding acetamidase/formamidase family protein has protein sequence MEILEYRPRPDQLVYTFGGAEPVMTVRPGTALKLWSEDAFNNALTSVEDLSSEKVDLNFVNPQTGPFYVEGAEPGDTLALHIVELTPARSYGASATIPFFGGLTSTDRTAFLQDPLPDTTWIYHVDSARSTVGFSARFGNFEVALPLEPMLGTVGVAPPGGEVRSSLVPERFGGNMDAPEVKAGTTVYLGVNQPGALFSIGDGHYRQGEGEACGTAVEGAMHSTILVELIKGGAPAWPRLETDAEWMAVGSSRPMEDSWRIGQVEMVRWFGELFGLHQMDAYQLLTQTAQAPIANAVDANYSVVVKARKALFPPATAYDGLHADLRRRSEELL, from the coding sequence ATGGAAATCCTTGAGTACCGCCCGCGTCCGGATCAGCTGGTGTACACCTTCGGCGGGGCTGAGCCCGTGATGACAGTCCGGCCGGGAACCGCGTTGAAGCTCTGGTCCGAGGACGCGTTCAACAACGCGCTGACTTCGGTCGAGGACCTGTCCAGCGAAAAGGTCGACCTCAACTTCGTCAACCCGCAGACCGGGCCGTTCTACGTCGAGGGTGCCGAACCCGGCGATACGCTCGCCCTGCACATCGTGGAGCTGACCCCGGCGCGAAGCTACGGCGCCTCCGCCACCATCCCGTTCTTCGGCGGGCTCACCAGCACCGACCGGACCGCTTTCCTGCAGGATCCGTTGCCGGACACCACCTGGATCTACCACGTGGACTCGGCCCGATCCACCGTCGGTTTCTCCGCCCGGTTCGGGAACTTTGAGGTCGCCCTGCCGCTGGAACCCATGCTGGGAACGGTGGGGGTGGCTCCTCCCGGCGGGGAGGTCCGCTCCTCCCTGGTCCCGGAACGCTTCGGCGGAAACATGGACGCCCCGGAGGTGAAGGCCGGAACCACCGTGTACCTCGGGGTGAACCAGCCGGGCGCACTGTTCTCCATCGGCGACGGGCACTACCGCCAGGGCGAAGGTGAAGCCTGCGGCACCGCCGTGGAAGGGGCCATGCATTCCACGATCCTGGTGGAACTGATCAAGGGCGGCGCCCCGGCCTGGCCGAGGCTGGAAACCGATGCCGAGTGGATGGCCGTCGGTTCGTCCCGGCCCATGGAGGATTCCTGGCGCATCGGCCAGGTGGAGATGGTGCGCTGGTTCGGTGAGCTCTTCGGCCTGCACCAGATGGACGCCTACCAGCTGCTCACCCAGACAGCGCAGGCCCCGATCGCCAACGCCGTGGACGCCAATTACTCCGTGGTGGTCAAGGCACGCAAGGCCCTGTTCCCGCCCGCCACGGCCTACGACGGGCTGCACGCCGACCTGCGCCGGCGCAGCGAAGAACTTCTCTAA
- a CDS encoding bifunctional 2-polyprenyl-6-hydroxyphenol methylase/3-demethylubiquinol 3-O-methyltransferase UbiG, with the protein MTHSFGKDYWEQHWHEAPDTNPAAGHQPPANPYVARLAAELPAGTALDAGCGTGAEALELAAHGWTVVGADVSASALAAASRRAEAQTLSGSVDWIEADLVSWEPGRRFDLVTTNYAHPAMPQLTFYTRVAEWVAPGGTLLIVGHAHDDEATTAHGHHPPADTVVTAEAIRALLDPATWSITVAEEHPRSMTAPDGSQVTLRDVVVQAVRER; encoded by the coding sequence ATGACACACAGCTTCGGCAAGGACTACTGGGAGCAGCACTGGCACGAGGCCCCGGACACCAACCCGGCCGCCGGCCACCAGCCGCCCGCGAACCCCTACGTGGCGCGCCTCGCGGCGGAGCTCCCGGCAGGCACCGCGCTGGACGCCGGCTGCGGAACGGGCGCGGAAGCCCTGGAACTGGCCGCGCACGGCTGGACGGTAGTGGGTGCGGACGTATCGGCATCTGCCCTCGCCGCAGCGTCCCGGCGTGCCGAAGCGCAGACCCTGTCCGGCAGTGTGGACTGGATCGAGGCGGACCTGGTCTCCTGGGAACCGGGACGCCGCTTTGACCTGGTCACCACCAACTACGCCCACCCGGCGATGCCGCAGCTGACGTTCTATACCCGGGTCGCGGAGTGGGTGGCACCGGGCGGCACCCTCCTGATTGTCGGGCACGCGCACGACGACGAGGCCACCACAGCGCACGGGCACCACCCGCCGGCCGACACGGTCGTGACTGCCGAAGCCATCCGGGCGCTGCTGGATCCGGCGACATGGAGCATCACCGTCGCCGAGGAACATCCGCGCTCCATGACCGCGCCGGACGGCAGCCAGGTCACCTTGCGCGACGTCGTCGTCCAGGCCGTCCGCGAGCGCTAA
- a CDS encoding dihydrofolate reductase family protein: protein MGSLTYSMNCSLDGYGADADGNFAWLEPTEDFLASHSEDLEDATAVLYGRRMYETMAVWETDPTLAAGPPGAARFAAAWTAVPKVVFSSTLQDVFTGRTTLERTLTPEAVERAKAAGNVMIGGPELAKSAMRMGLVDIVSLVICPVIAGGGARALPDGLPLDLRLLREQRLDNGGVRVTYAVG, encoded by the coding sequence ATGGGATCCCTTACATACTCCATGAACTGCTCACTGGACGGGTACGGCGCCGACGCTGACGGCAACTTCGCCTGGTTGGAGCCGACCGAAGATTTTCTTGCCTCACACTCCGAGGACCTGGAAGACGCGACCGCCGTGCTCTACGGGCGGCGCATGTACGAAACCATGGCCGTGTGGGAAACCGATCCAACCTTGGCCGCGGGGCCGCCGGGGGCAGCCCGGTTCGCGGCGGCCTGGACGGCGGTGCCCAAGGTCGTGTTTTCCTCCACACTGCAGGATGTTTTCACCGGCCGGACGACTTTGGAACGCACCCTGACTCCGGAAGCCGTGGAACGGGCCAAAGCCGCGGGAAACGTTATGATCGGCGGCCCGGAACTGGCCAAGAGCGCTATGCGAATGGGGCTGGTGGACATTGTGTCGCTGGTGATCTGTCCGGTAATTGCCGGCGGCGGTGCGCGGGCCCTGCCCGACGGGTTGCCGCTGGACCTTCGCCTGCTGCGGGAACAACGCCTCGACAACGGGGGAGTCCGGGTGACCTACGCCGTGGGCTGA
- a CDS encoding FAD-dependent monooxygenase: MRGSALIVGAGIAGTAVARGLLRAGWSVQVLERGANLPGSGTALAMWPEAMRALDALGAGDAVRAGSVVEQGARILKPDGSQIAAMGRSRTARLVPRTVLLEALAGDLPAGLIQWNSPAAGPSTLPSADVVVAADGIFSRLRTACNGIPPRALGTVAFRGVVPGPAGGVSETWGRGRLFGITPLDAGSTNWFACLRSTDLPPLGSPEAIGAQGVELLRSLYRGWHPDVARVLGKLDGSPMDYRELFDVPPLPSYVSGNLALLGDAAHGMAPNLGRGACDALLDAVALIDALSAAPDVTAGLQRYDAGRRRRGNLMVRAARLLNRVATAEHFTGARNLAMSAGARFA; this comes from the coding sequence ATGCGCGGTTCAGCACTGATCGTCGGAGCGGGTATCGCAGGAACCGCCGTTGCGCGGGGGCTGCTCCGCGCAGGATGGTCGGTCCAGGTGCTCGAACGCGGCGCAAACCTTCCCGGCAGCGGAACGGCGCTGGCCATGTGGCCCGAGGCGATGCGGGCCCTCGACGCATTGGGCGCCGGTGACGCAGTCCGCGCCGGCTCGGTGGTAGAGCAGGGCGCACGGATCCTGAAACCGGACGGCAGCCAGATCGCCGCCATGGGCCGCAGCCGGACCGCCCGCCTGGTGCCGCGCACCGTCCTGCTGGAGGCGTTGGCCGGGGACTTGCCTGCCGGGCTTATCCAATGGAATTCACCGGCTGCAGGGCCCTCAACCCTGCCCTCTGCGGATGTTGTTGTGGCCGCCGACGGAATCTTCAGCCGCCTGCGCACCGCCTGCAACGGAATACCGCCCCGGGCGCTGGGAACAGTGGCCTTTCGCGGCGTTGTACCCGGCCCGGCCGGCGGGGTCAGCGAGACGTGGGGGCGCGGCCGTCTGTTCGGCATTACCCCGCTGGATGCCGGTAGCACCAACTGGTTTGCCTGCCTCCGTTCCACAGACCTTCCTCCGCTGGGTTCCCCGGAGGCTATCGGCGCCCAGGGGGTAGAACTGCTGCGCAGCCTCTACCGCGGGTGGCATCCGGACGTCGCCCGGGTCCTGGGGAAACTGGACGGAAGCCCGATGGATTACCGGGAACTGTTCGACGTTCCGCCGCTCCCGTCCTACGTTTCCGGCAACTTGGCACTGCTGGGCGACGCTGCGCACGGCATGGCGCCGAACCTTGGCCGCGGTGCCTGTGACGCTCTTCTGGACGCGGTGGCCCTGATCGACGCACTCAGTGCGGCTCCCGACGTCACCGCCGGCCTGCAGCGCTACGACGCCGGCCGGCGTCGGCGGGGAAACCTCATGGTCCGGGCGGCACGGCTGCTGAACCGTGTCGCCACGGCCGAGCACTTCACCGGAGCCCGGAACCTCGCGATGTCCGCCGGGGCACGGTTCGCCTAG
- a CDS encoding SDR family NAD(P)-dependent oxidoreductase gives MDLQLNGKTALVTGGTRGIGRAIVEAFAAEGANVAFCARDAAEITATETALAGSGVKVEGAVLDVGDGDAVAAWVDAVAGRFGGLDAVVSNVSALAIDDSAESWEACLRVDLMGTVRLMQAAVPHVGRSESPSLVAISSVSGREVDFASGPYGTVKSALIAYMAGLAFQLAGTGIRANTVSPGNTYHDGGVWQSMERNSPEMFASSMALNPTGRMGSAQEVADVVVFVSSPRASRMTGANVLADGALSRGIQF, from the coding sequence ATGGATCTGCAGTTGAACGGCAAGACGGCACTGGTCACCGGCGGAACCCGCGGAATCGGGCGGGCCATCGTGGAAGCGTTCGCCGCGGAAGGGGCCAACGTGGCCTTCTGTGCCCGGGACGCGGCGGAAATCACCGCTACCGAAACGGCGTTGGCCGGCAGCGGGGTGAAGGTGGAAGGCGCCGTCCTGGACGTGGGCGACGGCGATGCCGTGGCCGCCTGGGTGGATGCCGTCGCCGGACGCTTCGGCGGTTTGGACGCGGTGGTCAGCAACGTCAGCGCCCTGGCCATCGACGACAGCGCCGAATCGTGGGAAGCGTGCCTGCGGGTAGACCTGATGGGCACCGTACGCCTGATGCAGGCTGCGGTCCCGCATGTTGGGCGCAGCGAGTCGCCGTCGCTGGTGGCCATTTCCAGCGTCTCCGGCCGGGAGGTGGATTTCGCGTCCGGCCCGTACGGAACGGTCAAGTCCGCGCTGATCGCCTATATGGCAGGGCTGGCCTTCCAGTTGGCCGGGACAGGGATCCGCGCGAACACGGTGTCGCCGGGCAACACCTATCACGACGGCGGCGTCTGGCAGAGCATGGAACGGAACAGTCCGGAGATGTTCGCCTCGTCCATGGCGCTGAATCCCACCGGGCGGATGGGCAGCGCGCAGGAGGTGGCCGACGTCGTTGTGTTCGTCTCCAGCCCGCGCGCCTCCCGGATGACCGGAGCGAACGTCCTGGCGGACGGCGCCCTCTCCCGGGGGATCCAGTTCTAG
- a CDS encoding TetR/AcrR family transcriptional regulator C-terminal domain-containing protein, whose protein sequence is MSYTLSSIDFREGGPVGQVSKARQQEPSARRPRLNRDAVLRAGVELADQVGTDGFTMRTLADELGVVPMALYKHVANKQELLEGMVDLVWAEVTEPESARGWKQAVRDRAASLWTALVTHRWAVGRMEAAGRPGPESLRQHNAMLGCLRQSGFTFRAAVHVMSLLDAYVYGFALQQKTLSFETPEESAEAAADTLNGESAEVAARYPYLLEVVGELAKQGYDYDAEFNVGLDVLLDGIETLRGSWRDG, encoded by the coding sequence ATGTCGTACACTCTGTCAAGCATCGATTTCCGGGAAGGCGGCCCTGTGGGACAGGTATCCAAGGCACGGCAGCAGGAACCGTCCGCGCGGCGTCCGCGCCTGAACCGGGACGCCGTGCTGCGCGCCGGCGTCGAACTGGCTGACCAGGTGGGCACCGACGGCTTCACCATGCGCACGCTGGCGGACGAACTCGGCGTGGTTCCCATGGCGCTGTACAAGCACGTGGCCAACAAGCAGGAACTGCTTGAGGGCATGGTGGACCTGGTCTGGGCCGAGGTCACGGAACCGGAGAGTGCGCGCGGCTGGAAACAGGCCGTGCGTGATCGCGCCGCCTCCCTCTGGACCGCATTGGTCACGCACCGCTGGGCGGTGGGGCGGATGGAAGCGGCAGGCCGGCCGGGGCCGGAGAGCCTGCGCCAGCACAACGCGATGCTGGGCTGCCTGCGGCAGAGCGGATTCACGTTCCGCGCCGCCGTCCACGTCATGAGCCTGCTGGATGCCTACGTGTACGGCTTCGCCCTGCAGCAGAAGACGCTGTCCTTCGAAACCCCGGAGGAGTCGGCCGAGGCCGCCGCCGACACTCTCAACGGGGAATCGGCGGAGGTTGCGGCTCGGTATCCGTACCTGCTCGAAGTGGTGGGCGAGCTGGCGAAGCAAGGCTACGACTACGACGCCGAATTCAACGTCGGGCTCGACGTGCTGTTGGACGGCATCGAAACCCTGCGGGGCTCCTGGCGGGACGGCTAG
- a CDS encoding NADPH-dependent F420 reductase — protein sequence MPPLGTAGVHPRQSNETSSKGYAMPTLGIIGSGNIGSAVARLAVAAGMNVVIANSRGPETLTELVADLGPLAQAGTVEDAAKLGDAVVLSIPLNAVSALPDGLLAGKIVLDTSNYYPSRDGRIAELDDSTVTTSELVQSRLPGAQYVKAFNNILAHHIPLLARPAGSADRSALPIASDDDSAKAEAAALIDGLGFDVVDAGTVAESWRFEPDSAGYTRLYLADAGTPDDQLMSSVPGTTPKAKVESALASATRVNVAERLF from the coding sequence TTGCCTCCTTTAGGGACTGCCGGAGTACACCCGCGCCAGTCCAACGAAACATCATCGAAGGGATACGCCATGCCGACATTGGGCATCATTGGAAGCGGAAACATCGGATCGGCAGTCGCGCGTCTCGCGGTTGCGGCGGGCATGAACGTCGTGATTGCCAACTCGAGGGGACCTGAAACGCTCACGGAACTGGTGGCCGACCTCGGGCCGCTGGCCCAGGCCGGAACGGTGGAAGACGCCGCAAAACTCGGCGACGCCGTCGTGCTTTCCATTCCGTTGAATGCGGTTTCCGCTCTTCCGGATGGATTGCTGGCCGGCAAAATCGTCCTGGACACCAGCAATTACTACCCGTCCCGGGACGGGCGGATCGCCGAGCTTGATGACAGCACGGTGACCACCAGTGAACTGGTGCAGAGCCGGCTTCCCGGGGCGCAGTACGTCAAGGCCTTCAATAACATCCTGGCCCATCACATTCCGCTTCTGGCCCGCCCCGCCGGGTCCGCTGACCGCTCCGCGCTGCCCATCGCCTCCGACGACGACTCAGCCAAGGCCGAGGCGGCCGCACTCATCGACGGACTGGGCTTCGACGTCGTCGACGCCGGCACAGTCGCCGAGAGCTGGAGGTTTGAGCCGGACTCCGCGGGCTACACCCGTCTTTACCTCGCGGATGCCGGCACACCCGATGACCAGCTGATGAGTTCGGTTCCGGGCACAACACCCAAGGCGAAGGTCGAGTCCGCGCTGGCGTCGGCCACCCGGGTGAACGTGGCCGAACGCCTCTTCTAG
- a CDS encoding lantibiotic dehydratase C-terminal domain-containing protein, whose translation MQHHASTTTLWSVLSIEPERRDAGDEIVRRIVGPLSSQLRVGEGSRFRFSRNLESAHPAVLLHLLATDDVVKRLWKFAHALADESAATLGSVKISQAPDIIYPPRPGEPVPEVVEAGLARFGGPKGLELASGICEVSSDLALWAVNRFPRLNMRSMLAALLLFDAGHAMMRGPRSAVWPDRRTTSWDFYWNAHLHACTGSFGSQSEHARRAAMAQMAPRVMPAHRVMAALAAESAVDVWRKRWARTVDEYLYRADKQRISRSAQQLATGASQLALKQLGFPLREQGALGIYARAWSKDIEARYSGEESSSQPSKQGRK comes from the coding sequence GTGCAGCACCACGCCAGCACAACCACCCTGTGGTCCGTCCTGAGCATAGAGCCCGAGCGGAGGGATGCGGGTGATGAGATAGTCCGCCGTATTGTGGGACCGCTGTCTTCCCAACTGCGGGTCGGGGAGGGGAGCCGGTTCCGGTTTTCACGCAACCTGGAATCCGCCCATCCGGCCGTACTCCTGCATTTGCTTGCCACCGACGACGTCGTTAAGCGCCTATGGAAGTTTGCGCACGCGCTGGCGGACGAAAGCGCTGCCACACTGGGCTCCGTGAAGATCTCACAGGCGCCGGACATCATTTATCCACCACGGCCGGGCGAACCGGTACCTGAGGTGGTGGAAGCGGGGCTTGCCCGGTTCGGTGGACCAAAGGGCTTGGAACTGGCTTCCGGGATTTGCGAGGTGTCTTCGGACCTGGCTTTGTGGGCAGTCAACCGCTTTCCCCGCCTCAACATGCGCTCGATGCTGGCTGCCCTGCTTCTCTTCGACGCCGGCCACGCCATGATGCGCGGACCCCGGTCCGCTGTTTGGCCCGACCGCAGAACCACTAGCTGGGACTTCTACTGGAACGCTCATCTGCACGCCTGCACAGGATCTTTTGGCTCGCAGTCGGAGCATGCGCGCAGGGCAGCGATGGCGCAGATGGCACCGCGGGTTATGCCCGCGCACAGGGTGATGGCCGCGCTTGCCGCGGAGTCGGCAGTGGATGTCTGGCGGAAGCGCTGGGCAAGGACCGTCGATGAGTATTTGTACCGGGCAGACAAGCAACGCATCAGTCGCAGTGCGCAGCAGCTGGCTACGGGGGCCAGCCAGCTGGCACTGAAACAGCTGGGCTTCCCGCTCCGGGAACAGGGGGCCCTCGGGATCTACGCGCGTGCTTGGAGTAAGGATATTGAAGCGCGGTATTCCGGTGAGGAGAGCTCGTCGCAGCCGTCGAAGCAGGGTAGGAAATGA
- a CDS encoding sugar O-acetyltransferase, whose product MDLQELLAALNAGETVTAGSPLHEAMHHASQAALQVTGELNGGYHEPARVRELLSRLTGRPVDETVALFPPFSSDFGKNISLGKRVFINAGCRFQDQGGIRIGDDCLIGHNVVLATLNHDLAPKRRADMHPAPVTLGRNVWLGSNVTVLPGVTIGDDSVVAAGAVVTKDVPARALAVGSPARVLRHLAD is encoded by the coding sequence ATGGACCTCCAGGAACTGCTCGCGGCGCTCAACGCAGGCGAAACCGTTACCGCCGGATCACCGCTGCATGAAGCCATGCATCACGCCAGCCAGGCCGCCCTGCAGGTTACCGGCGAGCTCAACGGCGGCTACCACGAACCGGCCCGGGTGCGGGAGCTGCTCTCCCGGCTGACCGGGAGGCCGGTGGACGAAACCGTCGCCCTGTTCCCGCCGTTCTCCTCCGACTTCGGGAAGAACATCAGCCTGGGGAAACGGGTGTTTATTAACGCCGGCTGCCGGTTCCAGGACCAGGGCGGGATCCGCATCGGCGATGACTGCCTGATCGGCCACAACGTTGTCCTGGCCACCCTCAACCATGATCTGGCACCGAAACGCCGGGCGGACATGCATCCGGCGCCGGTCACGCTCGGCCGGAACGTCTGGCTCGGCTCCAACGTCACGGTCCTGCCGGGGGTGACGATCGGCGACGATTCCGTGGTGGCCGCCGGCGCCGTCGTCACCAAGGACGTTCCGGCGCGGGCCCTGGCCGTCGGGTCACCGGCACGGGTTCTCCGGCACCTCGCGGATTAG
- a CDS encoding DUF4386 domain-containing protein, translated as MQTSNRTARTAGILFLLTFASAIAGAALYAPLLTDPNYLAGPGADTRILLGAVCELVLIVANIGTAVVLFPVLRRYSETAAVGYVAARIMECALIAFGILSVLTVVTLRQTGGADAGQYLPVARALVTVHDWTFLLGPGFVVGIGNGLLLGFLMYRSHLVPRPMALFGLVGGPLMSLSGIAVLFGAYEQSSVPSALATLPEIIWEASLGIYLTVVGFRRPRETAADLAADVDSRQQAA; from the coding sequence ATGCAGACCTCTAACCGCACGGCCCGGACCGCCGGGATCCTCTTCCTCCTCACCTTCGCCTCCGCCATCGCCGGGGCCGCACTGTACGCACCGCTGCTCACCGACCCCAACTACCTCGCCGGACCCGGCGCCGACACCCGGATCCTGCTCGGCGCCGTCTGCGAACTGGTGCTGATCGTCGCGAACATCGGGACCGCCGTCGTGCTGTTTCCCGTGCTGCGGCGCTACAGCGAGACTGCCGCTGTCGGCTATGTTGCGGCCCGGATCATGGAGTGCGCGCTTATTGCCTTCGGGATTCTCAGCGTGCTCACCGTGGTGACGCTGCGGCAGACTGGGGGTGCCGACGCCGGGCAATACCTGCCCGTGGCGCGGGCACTGGTGACGGTGCATGACTGGACGTTCCTGCTCGGCCCGGGGTTCGTGGTGGGTATCGGCAACGGCCTGCTGCTCGGGTTCCTGATGTACCGATCGCATCTGGTGCCGCGGCCGATGGCACTGTTCGGCCTGGTCGGCGGTCCGCTGATGTCGCTGTCCGGTATTGCCGTGCTTTTCGGCGCCTACGAACAGTCTTCGGTTCCCTCCGCGCTGGCCACGCTCCCGGAGATCATCTGGGAGGCGTCGCTGGGGATCTACCTGACGGTCGTCGGTTTCCGACGGCCTCGGGAGACCGCCGCGGACCTGGCGGCCGACGTCGACAGCAGGCAGCAGGCGGCGTAG
- a CDS encoding Ltp family lipoprotein, with protein MSTTETSYKPVIGTGKSFVVTWLLALFLGGLGIDRFYLGKIGTGVLKLLTGGGFGIWTLVDLIITLTGNQKDKQGRPLDGYQQSKKTAWIVTIIVWVLNVIVSVIMIVTMTATISAAVQESQKASETNSTTLSSPAPAYSAPTEEAPAAPAVPKNNDNMQALNSATFYSDSLHMSKAAIQDQLGGEYGQYTPEAAQYAVDNLKADYKTNALEAAKSLQKETPMPLDELRDYLASTDMYGAMFTPEEADYAIQNLK; from the coding sequence ATGAGCACTACCGAAACAAGCTATAAACCCGTTATCGGCACCGGGAAGTCCTTTGTCGTGACATGGCTGCTCGCGCTCTTCCTGGGCGGGCTGGGTATCGACCGGTTCTACCTGGGCAAGATCGGGACCGGTGTCCTGAAGCTCCTGACGGGTGGCGGTTTCGGCATCTGGACGCTGGTTGACCTGATCATCACCCTGACCGGGAACCAGAAGGACAAGCAGGGCCGCCCGCTGGACGGGTATCAGCAGAGCAAGAAGACGGCGTGGATCGTCACCATCATCGTGTGGGTCCTGAACGTCATTGTTTCGGTGATCATGATTGTCACCATGACGGCGACAATTAGCGCGGCTGTTCAGGAAAGCCAGAAGGCATCGGAGACGAACAGCACTACGCTGTCCAGCCCGGCCCCGGCCTACTCCGCACCGACCGAGGAGGCACCAGCTGCTCCTGCCGTTCCAAAGAACAATGACAATATGCAGGCGCTGAACAGTGCCACGTTCTACAGCGACTCCCTGCACATGAGCAAGGCCGCCATCCAGGACCAGCTGGGCGGGGAATACGGCCAGTACACCCCGGAGGCCGCGCAGTACGCCGTCGATAACCTCAAGGCCGATTACAAGACCAACGCGCTGGAAGCCGCGAAGTCTTTGCAGAAGGAAACCCCGATGCCCCTGGATGAGCTGCGGGATTACCTCGCCAGCACCGATATGTACGGCGCAATGTTCACCCCTGAGGAAGCCGACTACGCCATTCAGAACCTGAAGTAG